The following nucleotide sequence is from Diospyros lotus cultivar Yz01 chromosome 3, ASM1463336v1, whole genome shotgun sequence.
actcattttaagaAATGCTACATTAATTACGTAAAAATCCTATAAAACAAAGTGGAATTTGCTCAAACACTAgtaaattaaatacaacaaaatatgATTGACttacaattatttaataaaCCAATATTAAGACAaagacaataaaaatataacacaaATTGAGAGCAAATACTTGACCACTTTCAGCTTTGAACACACCAATTGAGAGCAAATGAGATGAAGAATGCTATTTTGCCACGAAGcttattgattgattgacaaaaacatgctaaaatgacaaaaatactctTCATCCATTTACAATATTGCTTCATCTTCCCTTTCCATGATTGCctcctctttcctttctttctttttcctttgtttcttcttcctaTGGTTACATCCAATAATCACCTTCGCCTCGCCTTACGTTACCTCACCTTTCGCGCTTCAACTGTCGTTGCATCCACCACTATGGAAAAGGAAGATGCAGCGACGGTCGACACATAAGAGGTGTGGTAGCAAGGCGAATGCGGCTAGATGAAGGCGATGACAGACAATTGTTGGAGGCGACCATGGGAAGGgaatagagagaaaagaagaggcAGCTATGGAAAAGGGAAGAGAAAGTAAATTTGTAATTGGATGaaggatatttttgttattttgacaTATTTCTATCAACGAATCAATAAGCCTCATGGCAAAATTACAATGCTGATCTTCAATACTAGTAGATGAACAACTTTTAAACTCTCTTCTCTGGCTTCTAATAATTGGgggtattatttttcaattttaaattcttcTTAAGTCATTATCAATACGTGGGAGAGAGTACTTTTAACTTTGTAGTgtattaatattcaaaaatatataattagtaGGGTTAAGAGTTAAAGCTTTAaaagatttattaatttctcatatTGTAAGAggaaaatctcaaattttcgAGACTATCAATGACACTCCACTCTATTGGTTAGAATGATTTATTAGAAGAATTAAGTATTCTCGTGAAGtaaaaagagattttgaatCAATATGAATAGGAGTTTAAATTACAGACCGTTAACgaatatcaataaaaaaaaaaattaatggtgTAGACtgtggaaaataatttttgtgaaaaatactAGTATTTTAGACTAAAATTCAAGtgagaattgtttttttttttttttttgcagtgcAATAAGTCAtgagataaatattaaatagaatGTGTCGTTTGgctattatgatattttaaagaaCAATCAAGgtcaaaagaatttttgtatttgttagATGACTTTAATCAACTAGACTCAATGGTCCGCTAAATAGGTTTTTGAGAGGTGACTTGATACGATGGAAAAGTGTGGTCGACCAAATTAGTGACTTcgattaataaaatttatacaataaAGCAATTTGATTATCACTAAACAATTTTGGTTGAGCAAAGATTTTCCTTTAGTTGACTAAACGATTAAGAAGAAATTTATCTCAATTACTAGAAGACTTTAGTTAACTATATATGTTGATTTagttgaataaattgataaaggGACAAAACTTGAAAACTTACTACTTAATTTTGGTCGACCAAATTGACTTCTTTTGCAAAAATAAAGAGTTCACGAGCTTGTTTTGGTCGATTGGATCATCAAAATGAATCCATTGGGCTAGGGCTCGTTTGTAGGCCCTAGAGGCCAGttagcccagcccagcccattAGTCCACggcccaccaccaccaccaccatatTTAAACCCATTTCTAGGGTTTCAACGGATCCCACCCACGCCTCACAGTCATAAAGGGCGAGCAAAGCCGAAGATCGGCATTTTGGCACCAGTTTTTCGCAGCCGCTGCCATGGGTAAGTCAACAAAACCCTAGAAATCTCTcagaattatgaattttttacaTTGGATTTGCTGGAtaatgtgtgtgcgtgtgcgtgtgtgtatgCCATTCATGTTTGCGTTGGTGTGGGTGAATTGTAGCGAGGATTAAGGTGCATGAGCTGAGACAGAAGACGAAGGCGGAGTTGTTGAACCAGTTGAAGGATCTGAAAGCTGAGCTCTCTCTCCTTCGTGTCGCCAAGGTCACCGGCGGTGCCCCTAACAAGCTCTCCAAGatgtactctctctctctctctctcagagcGTCACTTTTTTGCCTCGCTATTATGATATCTGTTCTCTATAAATTCTTACTATGAGCTCCTATTTCGCTATAATTTGCTATTCAAAAGTTCCATTGCTCATTCCACGTCTCGTCCTAGGGTCTGTTAGGGAAAGCAAAATGAGATTGATTCTATTTATTCAACTTTTCTGTCTGTTTttaggagaaaaaaagaaggattTGTTGAACGaatgtttatttgttttcttcgCAGTTCTGATCCAACcaaaaagtacaaaaaaattTGGCTCCAATCTTTGGTTTCCACAACAAcatattatctttagttttctTAGATAATAACTAAAGGAACACAGCAAAAAGATGAAGAACGAATGTTGCAGGAAAAACACTAACTGAAGTTTCATTAGCAGCATATTTATATGGGatacaatgaaaaaaaaatattcgtCAAGAACTTTCTCCTGCAGTGCCACTTCATTTATATGCTTCCAGTTGTGTTGACAGCCGTCTACTTTTTATAATGGCATCCTTTTATGGCAATACATGAAGCATAGCATTATGCAATAGACACATGCTGGCGAGCCATTTACCCTTGGACTAAATCTAAGATTAAAAGCTCCATAGTTGTTCAGTATACTTTTAGTCTACATTGAGATCCTAATACCATAGTGTTCTTAATAAATGATAATAGATAAACTGGTGTTTTATGTGTATTTAGTATGTAATTTGGTGATTCTATGGATGCAGAAAAGTGGTGAGGTTGTCAATTGCCCAGGTACTGACTGTGATCTCACAGAAGCAGAAGGCTGCTCTGAGGGAAGCCTACAAGAACAAGAAATATTTGCCCCTTGACCTTCGCCCCAAGAAAACCAGGGCAATCCGTAGGCGTCTCACCAAGCATCAGGTACTTTTTCTACTTTAACCccgttttgttttatttgtctCTTATAAATGCCATGTCATGCATGCTTTTACAGTTTTTGAGAGTTAATGTTAATTAGAAGCGAATTATCAtggtttgttattttattaGCATGGCAGGGTTGTTCATAAATTCCAGAATGAGTCTTGATGTTTCCTATTCTATAATAGGATAAAAGAAACATGAAGCTTTTGGAACAGTATTGTAACAATTGGTTCTATGCTCATGAGATCAATAATGCGCTGCTTTTGCCCTCCCCCAATTGCAGGATTGTTTGACTAaatgttcattttttattttttattttgattcagTTGACATTGAAGACcgaaagggagaagaagagggagatgTACTTCCCCATGAGGAAATATGCTATCAAGGTGTAGGTAGAGTGGGCAGTGCAGTAGATTTTGACCATGGGGGCATCCGTGAATCATGGTTTAGTTTTttcgtttaattttttttttaccttattGTTATAATTTTGGTGAACTGAGGGTTTATTTTTCATCTGATGCAAACGGTGCTGGTGAACTTTGCTTTGTTAATGCCCTTATAATTTAAGTTCTGTTTCTAGATTAATGGTGGATATTCTACTTGTTTCGTGGGCATGTTTTTATAACAAATGTTGTTTACTTACGATTTTAATTTCAGTCTTTCCATTTCTTACTGCATTGCACGGTTTGCCGTCTCTTCTCTTGGAAGATCTTGTATAAAGCCATGGCCTCCTTTCCATTTCTTATCGTCCATTccatttgtttctttctctctcctcaacAATCTCATCttattatttctctctttccaTGTCTATCTCACTTTGtgcccctttctttctttctatgctTTTTTTAACAACTCTAATGACAATGAGTTTCTTTTAACCTATTACTAATAGGGTTTCTGCAACCCCATCATCACCAATGGGATTACTGAAAATCTCATTGCTAGACCTCCTTAAATCTACatctttatctctttctctttccatccttctctctccctctcacgCGCGCGACACACCATATGAACCACTGATGGGCTCTTACAAAAGATCCAAATTGCTGGGTTCCTTCAATTCTTCCATGTTGAGGATTAGTCACCATTGTTTATTCTTTtctaagaaagaaagaaagtagaTAGAAAGGgtttttttggtattataaacaaaattaactGTCGTTTTTAATGATAAGGGGGAAAGTGATGCatgattaatatttttaagagaGGTATGTCATaaatgtttgtatttttttttatttaaaactcaAGGGTGCCAATGTAATTTTTGCATTCTAATTCCACAATAATTTCGtttataacttattttttaaaattataggaTCATCTTCAATTGTAAATCTTATTCTCGTTATAAAAGCAaactatatgaattttaattcaatgttaatttttattcatgacctcatttattgaaaaattataagacCATTATATTTACTTGTATTGTAACTCAAGTAGTTAAAACGTTGAACGTTTAAAGACGAGTCTcatgtttgtatttgttttagaGTGTTCTCATtagttatttatgatttatttatcattatcatgggactttaaaaataaaaaaattaattatattattactaAAAGTTAGAAGTCTAATAGATCACTCGACAACAAATTAATCACTAAAAAGAAACCAACAAATTCATCAAGACTAGATACCttatacatatctatatattcACTTAATCTTACCTTATATTGTAATTTAGTCAACATTACCCTCTGTAACTTACATgcaattcaaataataataaactgtgatattttctcaaattttaaatCCACTTGGCATTCTTACATTTTTTCTTCAATCCCATTTGGCCCCTAATTTAGTAAAATTACACTTTCATCTGTATGGGACTTCTTTGCACATCCATGCCAATTAATACAAGAATgcaatttcaaatatttgacCTAAAATTGACTAAATTAGGTGCAAAGTTAACTTTGGAATAAAATGTGAAGATCCCAACCCAAATATATGTAAAACctattttctaaattattcCAATTTGATACTACCACATCTAAATTTTATGTAACATGTTTTAACCATCAGTAGCCATTAGCATTGGAGTACAGTCTTGAGCCAATTTTCGTAATGGATAGATTTCTACCATCCCaagaaatacaaacaaaaaatttgtAGCGTCTTGACACATTCGAAATTTATCACccataaaattaacaaaacaaaaaaaaaaaaaaattgctatttGAACAACGAATTGTTAAGTTCCATGTAACACTTGACAATAACTGTGTAACATTTTCTATAATGCGTAACACTACACAGGGTTATTCCCATCAAAGCTCCAAATAGCAAACCCATAAAGTTCATTATTTTAGGTGAGAAAGGTACCTGTGTGTTTAACTTTTTTTAGTCAATAGGCTGCACAATTGCTTGAGGGTGAgcctaaaaaataactatagGTTTCTTCTTTGCCACTAGAATATCATAGGATAAAGACTGTATATAAAATATGACTCTCCTCCGACTCTTACAAAAAGAAGAGTCTAAGAATGCTCTCGAATTCAATAGTTGCTTGTGTGTAAAATATACTCCAAAACAGGAGGCATCGGTTTTCTTTGTTCTAAGTAACTACTGGTTGCTCTAGTGGGCTTGGAACACACTGCCAACCAGTACAGATTTGGAGAACAGCTCTCAAGGAATCTGTTGCAGCTTCCACGGTCCATGTTGGATAGTATTCGCTCGGATAAAACATGCATTCTTCACCAACCCCAGTCAGCACACAGGCCTGAGCTCCATTCAGGAACAAGTCCCCTTCAGACTTCAGTAGGCCAGACCTTGCCTCTTCTTTGTCTGCTGCCTGGAGACAAACATATATAGCGCACGACCTTAACAGTTAGTTTATCTTAAGTATAATGTTAGAACATAGACCATAATGCCTGCCTATTGCTTAAGCACAGAAGGATTCAACAGGCAGGTAACTGGAATTCAATAACAGTATTTCATGGTTTCAGATCATTGGGAGTGATAAAAGATGAATGAGTCCAGTATCCACATTCAATCTGGAAGTAATGGTGGTACTACCTCCATGGCAGCAAGATTACCGCGGCTAATGGAGTGTCAAGTCACATAAACTCAGTCACTATAAACACATACCATCGGAACCTTCACAGATAGTTGCTGCTCTCCCATAACCGATttgcttctcctccttccaaacGAAGGATTGTCAAATCCCCATTGGCAATAGGGTTGCAGAGACCTGCCATTGCTGCCTCTCtcaaagggagagagagagagagagagagagagagagagagccgtcATTGCCCGTAACCTAGCTGGTGAGAAATaggtgagaaagagagagagatgggggagtAAGGTGGATAGGAGAGCGGAAGAGAGttagggatatatatatatatatatatatatgagagggTTTTTGGGCATTTACAGAAAATAAAGGCAGTGTTCACATGTCAGGGGCAAAACTTAAGAGGGGTAATGAAAGTCAAGGGAGATCAGtgtcatttttgaaaaaacatgGGTGATCATACAATTTAAGCAAACGTAAATTTTATAAGTAAGACCCTCATTAATCTCCCCATTTGGATGATAGATCCTAGATATTTGAACTGATTTTTTCTCGGTATAACTTGATATTCCAATTTTACCATAATATTATCTACACTTAATTTTTACTATACTTACATTCTATAGATTTGATATTCAATCTACTTAAAAACCTCTAGATCCTAAAGTGTTCCTCCATATCTCAAGTTTAggattcatgccttcttttgtctcatccaccaaCACAATATTATCTGCAAAAAGCATACACCATGGTAACTTTCTCTAGATATGTTTAATGAGTTAATCCAAAACTAGGGCAAATAGGTAAAGGCTTATAGTAAATCCTTGAcacaatccaattgtaattagaaaagtATGAGTGTCTCTACTCCATGATGCATGTCCTTAATAACGTATATATAAGCATTTCGAATGTCTTTCTGTAAAGTCCTTCACTCAGAATTTAATAACCTATATATAAGCAATTTGAACATCTTTCTCCTAAAACCCTTCACTTAGAAAACTTCTATAAGAACTTTGCAtactataaacaccatatggtaaatccttttgtttatttGTATCCCTTTTCATTTGGTGTCTCAGCAAGTATATAACTTCCATTGTTCACCTACTACACATGAAACCAATTTGGTTTTTAGACACCTTGGTTTATCTTCTTAATGTTTACTCAATCACTCTCCCATAAAGTTTTATAATGTGGCTCGTTAGCTTGATTCTTCTATAGTTTCACAACTTTTAACATCTCACTTATTCTCACATCCATTTCCACGTTTCCATTGGCATATTACGTAGTTCAACAGCTTTACtattcttcatcattttcaatctaacttcatttcatttggaAATATAAGTGTATAGAacatataattcatatattctTTAGAGTTATTAAGATGTCCCGACATAACGCTTACTTCTCCACCTTCATTGAATACCTTATAGAAATTCTTCTTCTGCTCTCCTTGGTGTTATGTGAAAAGTGGTGAATGACTTGGTAGGCATAGTTATCTGTTCTTTGAGTGCCCTTATTCGAAGCAGTTCGTCCTTTTCCGAATAAAGGGCTAAATTTGGTTGGCTCTGGTGTCGCTAGGATTGAGGGTTGTGTTGGGCCTCTAGAAGATAGAGTGGCAATCGTCCGTGGTAGGTGGGCAACCGTCTTGTTTTTCAAGGGATGGTATACTACATCTGGCATGAATGCAATAACCATTGTTTTCGTGGTCAGGTGCATTTGGCGGACTAGTTGGCTCATCTGATCTAGAAAGCTGTCTAGATGTGCCTATCTATTCTTTAGTTCCCCTAGTCTCTTTAAGAGTTGGCCTTGGTCCACTTATGACACCTTCTCCTGAGTTGTCTTAAATAGTCTGCAGCGTCGTTTGTGACTTCTTTGGTCTGTGTTTAGTTTTTTTCCTGTGCTTTTGTTTCATGCTCGAGGTATGCCCTAGCGATGCTTGCGTACAATTTCGCCTTTTTTGTTGTGAATTTCTTAGTTATAGAAAAAAAGACTCAACAGTCCACATCCTTATTTATTGGAAAGCGTTAGAGGGCTCGTTGATGACTAGATTAATAGAAGTTCTAAGATAGTAACTTGACATGGATGGTCAATGACTACTACTCCTCTCTAATAGAGTATACAATGGAAAAACAATAGTAAATTGGCAGATGAATGCTTGTTGGGAATTAAGAAAtgtgttagagagagagagagagagagagagagatcatcaCGGTTGTGATGTTACGATACTGTCATTGTTGGATATGGATGTGTGAATGAAGGGATCCCTTGAGAAACACGCAGAAAGGCCTAACCTGAATCCACAAGCTCCTAATGGTGTTGTATAGAAGAGGGAGACCTAGGCATTGCCTCTACTAGGTTGTTGGAGTAGTACCATGATTGTAGATTAATGGATTTCCTTTAGTGCAACCTCGGCAGACTGAAAGAAATGCACTTAGAGATGTTGGTCCACATAGTTTTGACTTTTGAGAGGAGGGCATGCTGAGCAACTAGATGGTTTGCTTAATACTAGGACAGAGTTACATTGACCATGTTGAGGAGTTGTCGTCATCACCCTTGTTAGTGGCCCTGGCAATGAATCACTCAAGTGGAATTTCTGTTTGCTAAGCTGAGGTTGCGCTGTGAGCATCCTCCTAAAGAGCAGGT
It contains:
- the LOC127796388 gene encoding 60S ribosomal protein L35; the encoded protein is MARIKVHELRQKTKAELLNQLKDLKAELSLLRVAKVTGGAPNKLSKIKVVRLSIAQVLTVISQKQKAALREAYKNKKYLPLDLRPKKTRAIRRRLTKHQLTLKTEREKKREMYFPMRKYAIKV